One Desulfovibrio sp. UCD-KL4C genomic region harbors:
- a CDS encoding inorganic phosphate transporter: MDIYDVFFYLALFAGFMMAFNLGANDVANSMASAVGAKAISIKQAVLIAGVLNFAGAVFLGSQVTATVSKGIINADAIADPKIVMIGMFASLLAAGLWVLISTLTALPVSSTHSIVGSILGFGLVAGGPDVVNWMKMVGIVMSWIISPFFAATIAYFIFTHIRKTILFQKDFIHQAKKWAPIWMGLTVLLISLSFLYKTPYGKNLHLPFLGSLALAFAISGAVWFAGRLGVSKLVGDPEQGAEAVEETFRKLQVGTSCYVALSQGANDVANAIGPVAAIYLISKEHVLSANAEVPIGLLVMGGIGIAIGIALLGHKVMGTVGTKITTLTNTRGFAVDFGAATTVLVASNMGLPVSSTHAAVGSVVGVGLARGFSAVNFKILGKIVVYWLLTVPIAALTSIIIFSLLKWACI, encoded by the coding sequence ATGGATATTTATGATGTATTTTTCTATCTGGCCCTGTTCGCAGGGTTCATGATGGCTTTTAACCTAGGTGCAAATGACGTGGCGAACTCCATGGCATCGGCAGTCGGGGCAAAAGCAATCAGTATTAAGCAAGCGGTTCTCATTGCGGGGGTACTAAACTTCGCCGGAGCGGTCTTCCTTGGATCACAGGTAACTGCAACTGTCAGTAAAGGGATCATCAATGCCGATGCTATTGCTGATCCTAAAATAGTAATGATTGGCATGTTTGCCTCGCTACTTGCTGCCGGATTATGGGTTTTGATATCAACACTTACGGCACTGCCGGTTTCATCTACCCACTCAATCGTCGGTAGTATCCTCGGATTCGGACTGGTTGCAGGCGGGCCGGATGTTGTAAACTGGATGAAAATGGTCGGGATCGTTATGTCCTGGATTATTTCTCCATTCTTTGCTGCAACCATAGCTTATTTTATTTTTACACATATACGTAAGACAATCCTTTTTCAAAAGGATTTCATACATCAAGCCAAAAAATGGGCTCCAATCTGGATGGGGCTTACTGTTTTACTTATTTCTCTTTCCTTTCTCTACAAGACACCATATGGGAAAAACCTGCATCTTCCTTTCTTAGGCTCGCTGGCTCTTGCTTTTGCCATTTCAGGGGCAGTCTGGTTTGCCGGAAGACTTGGCGTATCAAAACTAGTCGGAGATCCTGAGCAAGGAGCTGAAGCTGTTGAAGAAACATTCAGAAAGCTACAAGTAGGAACATCCTGTTATGTCGCCCTTTCGCAGGGAGCAAATGATGTTGCTAACGCAATCGGACCAGTAGCAGCCATCTACCTTATTTCCAAGGAACACGTTCTTTCAGCCAATGCCGAGGTTCCTATAGGGTTGCTGGTTATGGGAGGAATAGGTATTGCTATAGGTATAGCTCTCCTTGGGCATAAAGTAATGGGAACAGTTGGTACTAAAATTACAACACTTACCAACACCCGTGGCTTTGCCGTAGATTTCGGAGCCGCAACAACAGTTCTTGTTGCCTCCAATATGGGTCTTCCAGTATCATCTACCCATGCTGCCGTCGGATCAGTCGTCGGTGTTGGTTTGGCAAGAGGTTTCTCTGCTGTTAATTTTAAAATACTTGGTAAGATTGTCGTTTACTGGCTACTTACTGTACCAATAGCAGCTCTGACCAGCATAATAATATTCAGCCTGCTCAAATGGGCTTGCATCTGA
- a CDS encoding ATP-binding protein yields MPKKSLHMKILLWGWAVMLCALLLTFWFYYGTVANELANSSEQNTSRLLNYVRGQISKSEESPGTSAFQSQVTQLGHALGIRITYIKDGKVLADSEVQEKRLPKLDDHSNRPEVIAAEASGSGENIRFSKTLDTRMLYVAKTMNKEGEFLRLALPYSVIGERLDRVKIHFAVILLLIAIGSALLLIYIGKRTSAAVTEISATARAIGEGDYNKRIRIIPGGEYQLLADSINTMARKIQGHIEIIEDQKNKLDAMFDNMKEGIMVLDTDGKIESVNNSMTEIVPETKDSKGRMPLEVLTRHEIQDSVDTIINNSNDTKSDSIILDFPDGRSLNVTVCSFNDSSNRRKLILVFHDISEVRRIEMILRDFVSNASHQLRTPLTSIKGYTETIIDNPPQDSQTLSKFLNIILENANHMSKVITGMFALARSEYSGKKLRSEPTSLNATILHSINNLTKIAATKNIQITKGNIPDELVVGTDEGLIQIFENLLENAIKYAPENSSIKIETKREEQSITIRIVDEGPGILPSDAERIFERFFKLDENAVESGSSGLGLAICRSLVRNFNGDIWVESPTDKSTDKGSAFCVKLPVAHGE; encoded by the coding sequence TTGCCCAAGAAATCTTTACATATGAAAATTCTACTCTGGGGATGGGCTGTGATGCTTTGCGCCCTGTTGCTTACTTTTTGGTTTTACTATGGAACAGTAGCCAATGAACTGGCCAATTCAAGCGAGCAGAATACTTCCAGATTACTTAATTACGTCCGTGGACAAATCAGCAAAAGCGAAGAATCTCCTGGGACATCGGCCTTTCAGAGCCAAGTCACCCAGCTTGGTCATGCTCTTGGAATCAGAATCACATACATTAAAGACGGCAAGGTCTTAGCAGATTCTGAAGTTCAGGAAAAACGACTCCCTAAACTTGATGACCATTCAAACAGACCTGAAGTTATTGCTGCCGAAGCAAGCGGATCAGGCGAAAATATAAGATTCAGCAAAACACTCGACACCCGCATGCTCTATGTCGCAAAGACCATGAACAAAGAAGGGGAATTCCTGCGCCTAGCTCTCCCGTATTCAGTGATCGGCGAACGGCTTGATCGCGTAAAAATACACTTTGCCGTCATCCTGCTTTTAATAGCGATAGGCTCAGCCTTACTCCTTATATATATAGGTAAGAGAACCTCAGCCGCTGTAACAGAAATTTCCGCAACAGCTCGTGCAATAGGCGAAGGTGATTATAACAAACGTATCCGCATAATCCCCGGGGGGGAATATCAACTGCTAGCGGATTCTATCAATACAATGGCCCGCAAAATTCAAGGTCATATTGAAATCATTGAAGATCAAAAGAACAAACTTGATGCTATGTTTGACAACATGAAAGAAGGCATCATGGTTCTTGATACTGACGGAAAGATTGAATCTGTTAATAACTCTATGACCGAAATTGTTCCTGAAACAAAAGACAGCAAAGGCAGAATGCCTCTTGAAGTCCTCACACGCCATGAAATTCAGGACTCAGTTGACACTATCATTAACAATTCAAATGACACTAAATCAGATTCGATAATTTTAGACTTCCCTGACGGACGTTCACTTAACGTCACAGTCTGCTCTTTCAATGATTCCAGCAATCGCCGTAAATTAATCCTTGTATTCCATGATATCAGTGAAGTACGCCGCATCGAAATGATACTTAGAGACTTTGTTTCCAATGCTTCGCACCAGCTTCGCACTCCGCTGACAAGCATTAAGGGATACACTGAAACAATTATTGATAATCCTCCGCAGGATTCTCAAACTCTTTCTAAATTTTTGAACATTATCCTCGAAAATGCAAATCACATGTCAAAAGTAATTACAGGCATGTTTGCTCTTGCACGCAGTGAATATTCCGGCAAAAAACTTCGCTCGGAACCGACAAGCCTTAACGCAACAATTCTTCACAGCATTAATAACCTGACCAAAATCGCCGCTACTAAAAATATACAAATAACTAAAGGGAACATTCCTGATGAGCTGGTTGTAGGTACAGATGAAGGATTAATTCAAATCTTTGAAAACCTGCTGGAAAACGCCATCAAATATGCTCCGGAAAACAGCTCTATTAAAATTGAAACAAAGCGGGAAGAGCAATCAATAACGATAAGAATTGTTGATGAAGGGCCTGGAATCCTGCCTTCTGACGCAGAAAGAATTTTCGAACGTTTCTTTAAACTTGATGAAAATGCTGTCGAAAGCGGCAGCTCAGGATTAGGACTTGCTATCTGTCGTAGCCTTGTTCGTAATTTTAATGGGGACATATGGGTTGAAAGCCCAACTGATAAATCTACCGATAAAGGCTCCGCATTCTGCGTTAAGCTCCCGGTAGCACACGGCGAATAA
- a CDS encoding phage regulatory CII family protein produces the protein MSEKIERAIQKLVISGPVPLEVLAEKLGKNPKTLLREVNPDDPKAKLGAETLMEIMRITGSVEPLKLMAAQMNCVLESE, from the coding sequence ATGTCTGAAAAGATTGAAAGAGCAATACAGAAACTCGTAATAAGCGGGCCGGTTCCGTTAGAAGTTCTTGCTGAAAAATTGGGAAAGAACCCTAAAACATTGTTGCGCGAAGTGAATCCGGATGATCCAAAGGCGAAACTTGGAGCTGAAACGCTCATGGAAATTATGCGAATTACAGGTAGCGTGGAGCCTCTTAAGTTGATGGCTGCGCAAATGAATTGTGTTTTAGAGTCGGAATAA
- a CDS encoding cyclic nucleotide-binding protein, whose amino-acid sequence MRFKSTLKLFCVISIFITLNAITAVASPTIAIEDFKDKSGRPAPEFKEFLTQSLTKAGFICCKNSTARNTFRYTLAGIVEKNKKGTSYSALLTDTFSLEPNVFFNGQQIGGTNTSPAASKLVKSVAKLLSSQTIASIEVVGDSRLTPNAVMALAQILPGETASPEKVIAGRIILENCGLFKKAQLYIAPGPEGRQLRITVKEGVMIIENSMAGPGKAVIDNILGPATDDLPKFPAIPEGLKQKDLSTVSTGFLAHEAEKSLIKFESTDSPYTIENLEHFVCVASAIRNRIFSSDSPCKDLCVILFKLCSVLDSNTARDVTAQFRRDLTQESSDPVTMDKMLSRIEFLNQSHNVATEVEVLLASRLYSENPHAPIIPWVLSTLGKQALKVEDVKRAAPLLKASIVVSSLPVSPEMLITAAQTQFRNLDKKSGDAASARLRPLLAEPNLKISLKKQIKTLDRWAALCETVLSISDEDEFELQLEKGNALILLNRPDLAEPLFHRLHEQNPDDARPFTGFGRLAFQRTGNLYSARPYIERASKLNHRDRFFYELALAYTLRRITGEALPTIKIEGRNSEEAAAARFLLPKAALYDAEYEQFNKAQALLIRAGINVLEDWLSYIPIENESACENMYAQTELLKTELPDSDEILLANYFFSIFVKDKTNIRKMLTTPLSSHVGLEPRIAQINMLIREMSTQPTKNLAEAIQSAVVSIAADSENRSKVVALQADALAIIGLYMNSNENLIRAKSLYELAVGLSSGTEKGRLLNNQACIYLALGEKSEADDLYDEAIDTSPDFLELVTLGKTVSSSSQKDLKTNLLDYIENVKSAKLKQAALDILGIKPKSTAKEPTESTNKNNQISSRKAPPQTGSLHIILKESSATEVDYNNIEGLKLNLSYKSNPWLLPAKTQ is encoded by the coding sequence ATGCGTTTCAAATCAACATTAAAATTGTTTTGCGTTATCTCGATTTTCATAACACTGAATGCGATTACAGCTGTCGCTTCGCCTACCATTGCAATCGAAGATTTTAAAGACAAATCAGGACGCCCTGCGCCAGAATTCAAAGAATTCCTAACTCAGTCCCTTACAAAAGCAGGCTTCATCTGTTGCAAAAACTCAACAGCTAGAAATACTTTCCGGTACACTCTTGCCGGAATCGTTGAAAAAAACAAGAAAGGAACTTCATATTCCGCTCTACTCACTGATACTTTTTCCCTTGAGCCGAATGTTTTTTTTAATGGACAACAAATCGGTGGAACAAATACATCACCTGCCGCATCCAAACTTGTTAAATCTGTTGCAAAACTGCTTTCCAGTCAGACGATAGCTTCAATTGAAGTTGTCGGAGATTCAAGACTGACTCCGAACGCCGTGATGGCCTTAGCCCAAATACTCCCAGGCGAAACAGCTTCGCCTGAAAAGGTTATTGCAGGAAGAATTATTCTTGAAAATTGCGGATTATTCAAAAAGGCACAGCTCTACATAGCTCCCGGTCCTGAAGGGCGTCAGCTCAGAATTACGGTAAAAGAAGGAGTTATGATTATTGAAAACAGCATGGCCGGTCCTGGAAAAGCAGTTATTGACAATATTCTCGGCCCAGCTACAGATGATCTGCCAAAATTTCCAGCGATCCCTGAAGGTCTTAAGCAAAAGGATTTATCCACCGTCAGTACAGGCTTCCTTGCTCATGAAGCAGAGAAATCTCTTATAAAATTCGAATCAACTGATTCGCCATATACAATAGAAAATCTTGAACATTTTGTATGTGTTGCATCCGCAATTCGCAATAGGATTTTCTCTAGCGACTCTCCATGCAAAGACTTATGTGTAATTCTCTTTAAACTCTGCTCCGTTCTTGATTCTAACACAGCCAGAGATGTAACAGCACAATTCCGAAGAGACCTCACGCAAGAATCTTCGGATCCAGTGACAATGGACAAAATGCTTAGCCGCATCGAATTTTTAAATCAATCACATAATGTAGCAACCGAGGTGGAAGTACTTCTCGCTTCTAGATTATATTCAGAAAACCCTCATGCACCGATCATCCCATGGGTTCTATCAACACTAGGGAAACAGGCTTTAAAAGTAGAAGATGTCAAACGCGCGGCCCCACTGTTGAAAGCATCCATCGTTGTTTCATCACTTCCTGTTTCACCGGAAATGCTTATTACTGCTGCACAGACTCAATTCAGAAATCTTGATAAAAAATCAGGTGATGCAGCCTCAGCACGACTCCGCCCGTTACTTGCAGAGCCAAATTTGAAAATCTCTCTAAAGAAACAAATAAAAACACTGGATCGCTGGGCCGCATTATGCGAAACAGTGTTGTCTATTTCTGATGAAGATGAATTTGAACTACAACTTGAAAAAGGTAATGCTTTAATTCTTCTGAACCGACCGGACCTTGCAGAACCATTATTTCACCGTCTTCATGAACAAAATCCGGACGACGCAAGACCCTTCACAGGATTCGGAAGGCTTGCATTCCAAAGAACCGGTAACCTTTATTCAGCAAGGCCTTATATAGAGAGAGCTTCCAAGCTGAATCATCGTGACCGCTTTTTTTATGAACTGGCCCTTGCCTACACACTGAGAAGAATAACTGGCGAGGCTCTTCCTACAATTAAAATTGAAGGCAGAAACTCGGAAGAGGCTGCTGCAGCCAGATTTCTATTACCTAAAGCCGCACTTTATGATGCAGAGTATGAGCAATTCAACAAGGCTCAAGCTTTGCTTATCAGAGCAGGAATAAATGTTCTTGAAGACTGGTTATCTTACATACCTATCGAAAATGAATCCGCATGTGAGAACATGTATGCACAGACAGAGCTGTTAAAAACGGAACTTCCTGACTCTGATGAAATCTTACTCGCTAACTATTTTTTTTCAATCTTTGTAAAAGACAAAACAAATATCAGAAAAATGCTGACGACCCCCCTTAGTAGCCACGTAGGGTTGGAACCACGGATAGCACAAATCAACATGCTCATAAGAGAAATGTCTACACAGCCGACAAAAAATCTTGCCGAGGCAATACAGTCAGCTGTTGTCTCCATTGCTGCCGATAGTGAAAATAGAAGTAAAGTTGTAGCTCTTCAAGCAGATGCGCTGGCGATAATCGGGCTTTATATGAACTCAAACGAAAATCTTATCAGGGCGAAATCACTTTATGAGCTGGCTGTGGGGTTAAGTTCGGGCACGGAGAAAGGACGACTGCTTAACAATCAAGCCTGTATATATCTGGCTTTAGGGGAAAAAAGTGAAGCTGATGATCTTTATGATGAAGCTATTGACACTTCCCCGGACTTTCTAGAGCTTGTAACACTTGGAAAGACTGTCTCATCTTCTTCTCAAAAAGATCTTAAAACGAATCTCTTGGATTATATTGAAAATGTGAAATCAGCTAAGCTAAAACAAGCTGCGCTGGACATTCTCGGAATAAAACCGAAAAGCACAGCAAAGGAACCAACTGAAAGTACAAACAAAAACAATCAAATATCATCTAGAAAAGCTCCACCCCAGACAGGATCGCTTCACATTATTTTGAAGGAATCATCCGCAACAGAGGTAGATTATAACAACATAGAGGGGTTAAAATTGAACCTTTCATACAAGAGCAACCCATGGTTGCTTCCTGCAAAAACACAATAA
- a CDS encoding glycosyltransferase family 39 protein, protein MNYDSMNGPDFFCQKNWKILLGLLLVFSFAVSFYGISLNYFYDIDEPKYARAVYEMFAHGHFFSPMFDGMPRMEKPPLTYWVMYPFAWLASIKGFGSDTLFILRLPTILCSMLVVLATALTGKKMFGPATGLLAALMLQSSVLFKFMSVMMKVDIVFACCVTWATYCYLLRYLGDKRKIISISGAIITTLGVLAKGPFAFLPLIGYALAEGIRSNVRAKHEADQPATFVSSMNVSGIIAAEWKNRNILLLWSVTGCIAFALWLYAAWLNSGFDYSQGLVGQFFLNTSTSSSKLVEKLGRLDPYFDTLTVIFFPWGGYVFGAVYGIWKSLKEKFDEKYVFMTCVFLVYLLTFTFLFKLKSNRYMLPVLPILSIIVCDWLVNAKRDKSYSTFFEMGFIWLCSMGAMLSYRSFKAMKVSVNLADGVPVHQYMDTMIPFFIAFACFFAVLLVVSIKQSERPVLHIVGGALAIVAVMPFYYRTLPTYVSINKNKPLPIMGQALTDGLKEIAIGNTLVLHRPFFIKAFPDVVYYLKKLDKGHSCMYSLGSSASPLEMLQAIATPKNAADLFKKEHPDAEKYPAYKYFKETKFDSAILLLGGHDYIEFSRFIEKLPPQIKDMIVVEDLNTLSVKWVTEPIKIVRFIPKQ, encoded by the coding sequence ATGAATTATGACTCAATGAACGGTCCTGACTTTTTTTGCCAGAAAAATTGGAAAATTCTTTTAGGATTGTTGCTTGTTTTTTCTTTTGCGGTCTCTTTTTACGGGATAAGTCTTAACTATTTTTATGATATTGATGAACCTAAATATGCGCGCGCCGTCTATGAAATGTTTGCACATGGACATTTCTTTTCACCGATGTTTGACGGAATGCCTCGGATGGAGAAACCTCCACTTACTTATTGGGTGATGTATCCTTTTGCATGGCTTGCTTCAATTAAAGGTTTCGGAAGCGATACTCTTTTTATTTTAAGGCTGCCTACAATTCTCTGCTCAATGCTTGTAGTTCTGGCAACGGCTTTAACAGGTAAAAAAATGTTTGGCCCTGCAACAGGATTGCTTGCGGCTCTGATGCTTCAAAGTTCAGTGCTGTTCAAATTTATGTCCGTAATGATGAAGGTTGATATTGTATTTGCCTGTTGCGTGACATGGGCAACTTATTGCTACCTGCTGCGATATCTCGGGGATAAACGCAAAATTATTTCTATCAGTGGAGCCATAATTACCACTTTAGGTGTTCTGGCGAAAGGCCCGTTCGCATTTTTGCCGCTAATTGGGTATGCTCTGGCTGAGGGGATTAGGTCTAATGTCCGAGCTAAACATGAAGCTGATCAGCCTGCAACATTTGTATCCTCAATGAATGTAAGCGGGATTATTGCCGCGGAATGGAAGAATCGTAATATTTTATTGCTCTGGTCCGTGACGGGATGTATCGCGTTTGCGCTTTGGTTGTATGCTGCATGGCTGAATTCAGGGTTTGACTATTCGCAAGGTCTTGTTGGTCAGTTTTTTCTTAACACTTCAACGTCAAGCTCAAAACTGGTTGAAAAACTTGGGCGGCTTGATCCGTATTTTGATACGTTGACAGTTATATTCTTCCCTTGGGGTGGATATGTTTTTGGAGCTGTGTACGGAATATGGAAATCGCTTAAAGAAAAGTTTGACGAAAAATACGTCTTTATGACCTGTGTTTTTCTCGTTTATCTTTTAACTTTTACTTTTCTTTTCAAGCTTAAGTCTAACCGTTATATGCTGCCTGTTCTGCCGATACTTTCGATCATCGTCTGTGACTGGCTTGTAAATGCAAAGCGGGATAAATCGTATAGTACTTTCTTTGAAATGGGTTTCATCTGGCTTTGCTCCATGGGGGCAATGCTTTCTTATCGCTCTTTCAAGGCGATGAAGGTTTCTGTAAACCTTGCGGATGGAGTTCCGGTTCACCAATATATGGATACCATGATTCCGTTTTTTATCGCTTTTGCCTGCTTTTTTGCGGTCTTGCTTGTGGTAAGTATTAAACAGTCGGAACGTCCGGTTTTGCATATAGTTGGCGGAGCTTTGGCAATTGTTGCAGTGATGCCTTTTTATTACCGAACATTACCGACATATGTATCTATTAATAAGAACAAACCGTTGCCTATTATGGGACAGGCTTTAACTGATGGGCTTAAGGAAATCGCAATAGGAAATACGCTTGTTTTGCACAGGCCGTTTTTTATTAAGGCTTTTCCTGATGTTGTTTACTATCTGAAAAAGCTGGATAAAGGGCATAGTTGCATGTACTCGCTCGGTTCGAGCGCATCACCACTAGAAATGTTGCAAGCAATTGCTACACCCAAGAATGCTGCTGATTTATTTAAAAAAGAGCATCCTGATGCTGAAAAGTATCCTGCCTATAAATATTTTAAAGAAACTAAATTCGATAGTGCCATACTGTTGCTCGGCGGTCATGATTATATTGAATTCAGTCGTTTTATTGAAAAGCTTCCTCCCCAGATAAAGGATATGATAGTCGTTGAAGATTTAAATACTCTTTCAGTTAAATGGGTAACAGAGCCGATTAAAATAGTTCGGTTTATTCCAAAACAATAA
- the rlmN gene encoding 23S rRNA (adenine(2503)-C(2))-methyltransferase RlmN, which yields MIDILNLDYEELEIFISKELKGPKFRGKQIWQWLWQKGVSSFDDMTNIAKGLREDLKSKAILNHPELDVVQTSTDGTIKLLLRLSDGALVETVLIPMEGRYTQCLSTQVGCAMGCTFCNTGLMGFERNMTMSEILGQVLVGRAYLQQKNLDPLKNLVFMGMGEPLLNLDVLVKSLKTLNNSDGLSFVPRRITVSSVGFIKQLKVLGESGLTLPAISLHAPTQELREKIMPKAAQTDINDLLSAMDRYPLKPRERVTYEYLLLGGVNDSIEHAKQLVRLLGHRKCKVNLIAYNPGDKPLYKAPDPAKVLAFEKYLWDKEITATIRRSMGQDIKAACGQLKADRKDS from the coding sequence ATGATTGATATATTGAATCTTGATTACGAAGAGCTTGAAATTTTTATTTCAAAAGAGCTTAAAGGCCCAAAATTCAGGGGTAAGCAGATTTGGCAATGGCTGTGGCAAAAAGGCGTAAGCAGCTTTGATGACATGACAAATATTGCCAAAGGGCTACGTGAAGATTTAAAAAGCAAAGCTATATTGAACCATCCTGAGCTTGATGTTGTGCAAACAAGTACGGATGGCACAATCAAACTCCTGTTGCGCCTTAGCGATGGAGCATTGGTTGAAACTGTTCTTATCCCTATGGAAGGCCGTTATACTCAGTGCCTTTCTACACAAGTAGGTTGCGCTATGGGGTGCACCTTCTGTAATACGGGGCTTATGGGGTTTGAGCGCAATATGACCATGTCTGAAATTCTCGGGCAGGTTTTAGTCGGCAGAGCATATTTACAGCAAAAGAATTTAGACCCGCTTAAGAATCTTGTTTTTATGGGAATGGGTGAGCCTCTTCTTAATCTGGATGTACTGGTTAAGTCTTTAAAAACTTTGAACAATTCTGATGGACTAAGTTTTGTGCCGCGACGTATAACTGTATCCTCCGTCGGCTTTATAAAGCAGCTTAAAGTTTTAGGAGAATCAGGGTTAACTCTTCCTGCAATTTCTTTGCATGCACCGACTCAGGAATTGCGTGAAAAGATTATGCCTAAGGCTGCGCAAACAGATATAAATGATTTATTATCCGCAATGGATCGGTATCCGCTTAAACCTCGTGAAAGGGTAACTTATGAGTACCTTCTTCTTGGCGGAGTGAATGATTCAATTGAGCATGCCAAGCAGCTTGTGCGGCTCTTGGGGCACCGTAAGTGCAAAGTTAATTTAATAGCTTATAATCCCGGAGACAAGCCTCTTTACAAAGCCCCTGATCCTGCAAAAGTTTTAGCTTTTGAAAAATATTTGTGGGATAAAGAAATTACCGCAACTATCCGCAGGTCAATGGGGCAAGATATTAAGGCCGCATGCGGGCAGCTTAAAGCGGATAGAAAAGACAGTTAA
- the serB gene encoding phosphoserine phosphatase SerB, which produces MPEIILIQISGEDKPGLTSSLTEVLAAYSIDILDIGQSVIHNQLVLGILIRLPSAAKSAPVLKDLMFRGYELGVTVKFKPIEGDKYEHWVAAQGKPRHIITLVGNKATGSLISKISDIVAENGLNIDFIHRLSGRIPLNGEPAPRYACIEFSARGVPLDLDLMRAKFLTMATEEQVDIALQEDNAFRRNRRLVAFDMDSTLIQTEVIDELAKAAGSGELVSRITESAMRGEIDFKESLRQRLATLKGLDESVMDGIARALPITEGAERLISNLKKFGYKTAILSGGFTYFGEKLQEHLDVDYVHANELEIIDGKLTGNVIGDIVDGAKKAELLTEIAKKEKLSLQQVVAVGDGANDLPMLSIAGLGIAFHAKPKVKKDARQSISHFGLDSILYLVGLRDRETD; this is translated from the coding sequence ATGCCTGAAATTATTCTTATTCAAATATCCGGTGAAGACAAACCAGGACTAACCTCGTCACTGACAGAAGTTCTAGCCGCCTACAGTATTGATATCCTCGATATCGGTCAGTCTGTAATCCACAACCAACTTGTACTTGGAATTCTGATAAGACTGCCAAGTGCAGCAAAATCTGCTCCAGTATTAAAAGACCTCATGTTCAGAGGTTATGAACTGGGTGTTACGGTTAAATTCAAACCTATTGAAGGCGATAAATATGAACATTGGGTCGCAGCGCAAGGCAAACCCAGACATATCATTACTCTGGTAGGCAACAAAGCAACCGGCAGTCTGATTTCAAAAATTTCTGATATTGTCGCTGAAAACGGTTTAAATATTGACTTTATCCACAGATTATCCGGTCGCATTCCGCTGAATGGAGAACCTGCACCAAGATATGCCTGCATTGAATTTTCTGCGCGTGGAGTTCCTCTTGATCTGGATTTAATGCGCGCAAAATTTTTAACAATGGCAACAGAGGAGCAAGTAGACATAGCCCTTCAGGAAGACAATGCTTTCCGCAGAAACAGAAGACTTGTTGCTTTTGATATGGACTCCACACTTATTCAGACAGAAGTAATTGATGAGCTAGCTAAAGCCGCTGGATCAGGCGAACTTGTCAGCCGCATTACGGAATCCGCCATGCGCGGAGAAATAGACTTTAAAGAAAGTCTGCGCCAAAGACTGGCTACACTAAAAGGACTGGATGAATCTGTGATGGATGGCATAGCCAGAGCCCTGCCAATAACAGAAGGAGCTGAGCGACTTATCTCCAACCTAAAAAAATTCGGCTATAAAACAGCTATTCTATCCGGCGGATTCACCTACTTCGGTGAAAAACTTCAAGAACACCTTGATGTCGACTATGTTCATGCAAATGAGCTTGAGATTATAGACGGTAAGCTTACAGGAAATGTCATCGGAGATATTGTAGACGGAGCGAAAAAAGCAGAACTGCTCACTGAAATTGCAAAAAAAGAAAAGCTCAGTCTTCAGCAAGTAGTTGCTGTGGGAGACGGGGCAAACGACCTACCGATGCTTTCAATTGCAGGGTTAGGTATAGCCTTTCACGCTAAACCGAAAGTAAAAAAAGATGCCCGACAATCAATTTCGCATTTCGGCCTTGATTCAATATTGTATTTAGTCGGTCTTCGCGACCGTGAGACGGATTAG